A genome region from Anaerolineae bacterium includes the following:
- the mce gene encoding methylmalonyl-CoA epimerase: MKVLKIDHLGIAVKSITKGKKFWGDILGLWLEDSEEMADEKLITTFFPIGESEIELIETTDPDGPIGKYLEKRGEGIHHIALRVENIEEALKELKEKGVRLVDEKPRKGAGGAKIAFLHPKATNGVLVELCER; the protein is encoded by the coding sequence ATGAAGGTGTTGAAGATTGATCATCTCGGGATAGCGGTAAAGAGCATAACTAAGGGAAAAAAATTCTGGGGCGATATTCTTGGGCTTTGGCTTGAAGACTCTGAAGAAATGGCGGATGAGAAGCTTATTACCACTTTTTTCCCGATCGGAGAAAGTGAGATCGAGCTGATTGAAACTACCGACCCTGATGGACCTATCGGGAAATATCTGGAAAAGAGGGGAGAAGGGATACATCACATTGCTTTGCGTGTTGAAAACATAGAAGAGGCTTTGAAAGAATTAAAGGAAAAAGGTGTAAGGCTTGTTGATGAAAAACCGAGAAAGGGTGCGGGAGGCGCAAAAATAGCTTTTCTGCATCCAAAAGCAACAAACGGGGTTTTGGTTGAATTGTGTGAAAGATAG
- a CDS encoding carboxyl transferase domain-containing protein: protein MGIAEDRIRHLRDMEEKILKMGGEQAVAKQHEKGKLTARERLNHLFDPGTFREIDMFVAHRCVNFGMEKVEIPSDGVITGHGLVNGRHVFAFSQDFTSRAGSLGEMHAKKICKVMDLALKAGTPFVGINDSGGARIQEGIDALSGYGEIFFRNSAGSGVIPQISAIMGPTAGGAVYSPAMTDFVFMVKGSSYMFITGPEVIKSVTGEEITFEDLGGAMVHNEKSGVAHFAGESDEDAINKIKQLLSYLPSNNMEDPPLVDTGDSPARTDPALNTIVPDNPGQSYDMKDVICSIVDNGEIFEPHEHYAKNIIVCFARLNNRSIGIIANQPEVLAGCLDINASDKATRFIRFCDSFNIPILTIADVPGYLPGSQQEWGGIIRHGAKLLWCYSEATVPKILLITRKDYGGAYIAMSSKHLGADMAFAWPGAEIAVMGAGGAANIIHRRVIKAAEDPVAMRKEKIEEYEDLFSNPYCAATRGYVDAVIVPAETRPRLIDAFEVMCTKRETRPPKKHGNIPV from the coding sequence ATGGGGATTGCTGAAGATAGAATAAGGCATCTAAGGGATATGGAAGAAAAAATCCTGAAGATGGGCGGTGAACAGGCGGTCGCGAAACAGCATGAGAAAGGGAAGCTGACAGCCAGGGAGAGATTAAATCATTTATTTGATCCTGGTACATTTCGTGAGATCGACATGTTTGTTGCGCACAGGTGCGTAAATTTCGGCATGGAAAAGGTCGAAATTCCATCTGACGGCGTAATAACAGGTCATGGCCTTGTTAATGGAAGGCATGTGTTTGCTTTTTCCCAGGATTTTACATCCAGAGCCGGCAGCCTGGGTGAAATGCACGCGAAAAAGATATGCAAGGTCATGGATCTTGCCCTCAAGGCAGGGACGCCTTTTGTGGGCATTAATGATTCAGGAGGGGCAAGGATACAGGAGGGGATTGATGCTCTTTCAGGATATGGCGAGATCTTTTTTCGAAATTCAGCCGGTTCCGGAGTTATTCCGCAGATTTCAGCCATTATGGGGCCTACTGCCGGAGGAGCGGTTTATTCGCCGGCCATGACAGACTTTGTTTTCATGGTAAAGGGCAGCAGCTATATGTTTATCACCGGTCCTGAGGTTATAAAATCCGTGACAGGAGAGGAGATTACCTTTGAGGATCTTGGCGGGGCCATGGTACACAATGAAAAAAGCGGGGTTGCCCATTTTGCAGGAGAAAGCGACGAAGACGCCATAAATAAAATAAAACAGCTCCTTTCATATCTGCCGTCAAACAACATGGAGGATCCTCCTTTAGTGGATACAGGAGACAGCCCTGCCCGGACAGATCCGGCTCTTAATACAATTGTTCCGGACAATCCAGGTCAATCATATGATATGAAGGATGTTATCTGTTCGATTGTTGATAATGGTGAGATTTTTGAGCCGCATGAGCATTATGCTAAAAATATAATAGTATGTTTTGCCAGGCTTAATAATAGAAGCATAGGCATTATCGCAAATCAGCCCGAGGTTCTGGCCGGATGTCTTGATATTAACGCTTCGGACAAGGCCACGAGGTTTATACGTTTTTGCGATTCCTTTAATATTCCGATACTGACAATAGCCGATGTTCCGGGTTATCTTCCCGGAAGCCAGCAGGAATGGGGAGGAATTATCCGTCACGGAGCAAAGCTGCTCTGGTGTTATTCAGAGGCAACGGTTCCGAAGATACTTCTCATTACCCGCAAGGATTACGGAGGAGCCTATATTGCGATGTCTTCGAAACATTTGGGCGCGGACATGGCCTTTGCGTGGCCGGGCGCTGAGATTGCCGTAATGGGAGCCGGGGGGGCGGCTAATATTATCCATCGCAGAGTGATTAAGGCTGCCGAAGATCCTGTTGCAATGCGCAAGGAAAAAATTGAAGAATATGAGGATCTTTTTTCAAATCCTTATTGCGCGGCAACCAGAGGCTATGTTGATGCCGTGATTGTGCCGGCGGAAACAAGGCCCCGTTTGATTGATGCCTTTGAGGTGATGTGCACCAAGCGGGAGACCAGGCCTCCTAAAAAACATGGGAATATACCGGTGTGA
- a CDS encoding NifU family protein: protein MREKIKETIDKIRPMLQADGGDVEFVGFEDGVVKVRLKGACAGCPMSQMTIKNGIEQSLKKAIPEIKSVEQV, encoded by the coding sequence GTGCGGGAAAAAATCAAGGAAACTATAGACAAAATCAGGCCCATGCTTCAGGCTGACGGCGGCGATGTCGAGTTTGTTGGTTTTGAAGACGGAGTGGTCAAGGTTCGGTTGAAGGGCGCATGCGCAGGATGCCCCATGTCTCAGATGACGATAAAAAACGGGATTGAGCAGTCATTAAAAAAGGCTATTCCAGAGATAAAATCGGTAGAACAGGTATAG
- a CDS encoding HD domain-containing protein: MDQADSLIEHIKSVAKNMFHGARGSHDWDHTLRVCSLCKHIGKAEGVDMLVLLTAAYLHDIGRCLQDESCGEICHAEKGAEMAWPIVKKLPVSEKQKENIVHCIKSHRFRGKHTPKTVEAKVLFDADKLDAIGAVGVARAYLFAGEIGARLHNPDISVEKSMSYSKDDTGFREFKVKLSRIKDRILTKEGTKIAKERHAFMDNFFKRFLEEYEGKR; the protein is encoded by the coding sequence ATGGATCAAGCAGATTCTTTAATCGAACATATAAAGTCTGTCGCAAAAAATATGTTTCACGGAGCCAGAGGCAGCCACGACTGGGACCATACACTTAGAGTGTGCAGTTTGTGCAAACATATAGGAAAGGCTGAAGGAGTAGACATGCTTGTGCTCCTCACAGCTGCATATCTCCATGATATAGGCAGGTGCCTTCAGGATGAGTCATGCGGCGAAATTTGTCATGCTGAAAAAGGAGCGGAGATGGCATGGCCCATAGTGAAGAAACTCCCTGTTTCAGAAAAACAAAAGGAAAATATTGTCCACTGTATCAAATCACATAGATTCCGCGGTAAGCACACGCCAAAAACAGTTGAAGCAAAGGTGTTATTTGATGCAGACAAACTCGATGCAATCGGCGCGGTCGGTGTGGCAAGGGCATATCTCTTTGCCGGAGAAATCGGCGCAAGGCTTCATAATCCTGATATAAGTGTTGAAAAATCCATGTCCTATTCAAAAGATGACACAGGTTTCAGAGAGTTCAAGGTTAAGCTTTCGCGAATAAAGGACAGGATACTGACAAAAGAAGGAACAAAAATAGCAAAAGAACGGCATGCTTTCATGGATAATTTTTTTAAACGGTTTTTAGAAGAATATGAAGGGAAAAGGTAA
- the amrB gene encoding AmmeMemoRadiSam system protein B, with amino-acid sequence MNVRRSIFAGSWYPDSAVECEKEIKGFLKEIKVKDSLKGKAIGGIVPHAGWYFSGSIACNVINCLKDEKPIDVVIIFGMHLHPDSPCYIMKDGSWETPFGEIPVDNELAGELARKFTFNIETSEPFAQDNTIELQLPFIKYFFEDVKIVPIGVPPDKSSFEIGKAAAEIATKMGLRVKIVGSTDLTHYGLNYGFVPEGTGHASLDWVRNENDRRIVEAMLKMDPEGVITEALSHQNACCSGAAATAMSASKQLGAKHAESIAYATSYDKSPGHSFVGYTGIVFTD; translated from the coding sequence ATGAATGTTAGAAGATCGATTTTTGCTGGAAGTTGGTATCCTGACAGCGCGGTGGAGTGTGAAAAGGAGATTAAAGGTTTTCTTAAAGAAATAAAGGTTAAGGATTCCTTGAAAGGCAAGGCGATCGGCGGGATTGTTCCACATGCAGGGTGGTACTTTTCAGGCAGTATTGCCTGCAATGTAATCAATTGCCTCAAAGATGAAAAGCCGATAGATGTTGTGATTATTTTTGGCATGCATCTTCATCCTGATTCTCCATGTTATATTATGAAAGATGGATCGTGGGAAACCCCGTTTGGTGAAATTCCAGTCGATAATGAGCTTGCAGGAGAGCTTGCCCGGAAATTTACATTTAATATTGAAACTTCCGAGCCCTTTGCGCAGGACAATACAATAGAACTCCAGCTCCCGTTTATTAAATACTTTTTTGAAGATGTAAAAATAGTTCCAATAGGCGTTCCTCCTGATAAAAGCTCTTTTGAAATAGGTAAGGCAGCGGCAGAGATCGCGACAAAGATGGGTCTTCGTGTAAAAATTGTAGGCTCTACCGACCTGACACATTATGGCTTAAACTATGGGTTTGTGCCGGAGGGAACCGGTCATGCATCGCTTGATTGGGTGCGTAATGAAAATGATCGAAGGATAGTTGAGGCTATGCTGAAAATGGACCCTGAAGGTGTCATAACCGAAGCCCTGTCACACCAGAACGCCTGCTGTTCAGGCGCTGCCGCAACAGCCATGTCAGCATCAAAACAGCTTGGCGCAAAACACGCGGAATCCATTGCCTATGCTACAAGCTATGATAAAAGCCCGGGCCACAGCTTTGTTGGATATACAGGGATAGTTTTTACTGATTAA
- a CDS encoding pyruvate carboxylase subunit B: MSDHNQVEITKMDYSEDRPKAKNPLKIMDLSLRDGHQSLFATRGRTEDMIPVAEMMDHVGFWAVETWGGATFDTMHRFLNEDPWERIRVLKRYFKKTPMSMLLRAQNLVGYRNYADDVAKAFVDRAAANGIDVFRTFDALNDFRNFETVVPVIKKCEKHFQGCICFSITEPRMGGDVYNLEYYVNKAKDLERMGADSVCIKDMAGMIAPYDAYAIVKALKAAVSVPVHLHSHFTSGMADMAHLKAIEAGVDIIDTCLSPYAYRTSHPAVEPFVMSLLGTNRDTGFDIKLLASINEILETDIIPKYRHLVDDKKFSIIDINVLLHQIPGGMLSNLANQLREMNALDRIEDVYAELPRVRKDLGQVPLVTPASQIVGVQAVNNVLFDDEKERYKMITDQVKDLCYGLYGKTPVPIDSEIKAKSLKGYSRGEAPITCRPAEVLEPELEKAGEDVKDLAVDLDDVLIYALYPVTGKRFLKWKYDKEAPPEKVKARTMADVKAEQSLIKKALAGKLVEKPEKEAPSKGKGLRSFNVFVDDEYFEVGVEEPGGSPVMRYVRQIPASASIPAVPPAGVTPPAPSVYFAPPAEVPVSPPVKGAASAFGTQSKGTPLSAPLPGIIISYKKGIGDAVKKGETIIILEAMKMENALPSPTGGIIKSINFKVGDSVANGDVLCIIE, translated from the coding sequence ATGAGCGATCATAATCAGGTGGAAATTACAAAAATGGATTACAGTGAGGACAGGCCCAAGGCAAAAAACCCTCTCAAAATAATGGATTTATCCCTGCGTGACGGCCATCAGTCTTTGTTTGCCACAAGGGGACGTACCGAAGACATGATTCCTGTTGCAGAGATGATGGACCATGTCGGGTTCTGGGCCGTGGAAACATGGGGAGGCGCTACTTTTGACACTATGCATCGATTTTTGAATGAGGACCCATGGGAAAGGATCAGGGTTTTAAAAAGATATTTTAAAAAGACTCCGATGTCCATGCTGCTCAGAGCGCAGAACCTGGTTGGATACAGAAATTACGCTGATGATGTTGCCAAAGCGTTTGTTGACAGGGCCGCTGCAAACGGCATTGATGTTTTCAGGACATTTGATGCTTTAAATGACTTTCGTAACTTTGAGACGGTTGTTCCTGTTATCAAAAAATGCGAAAAACATTTTCAGGGCTGTATATGCTTTTCAATAACCGAGCCGCGTATGGGCGGAGACGTCTATAACCTTGAATATTACGTAAATAAAGCAAAAGACCTTGAAAGGATGGGCGCGGACAGCGTTTGCATAAAGGATATGGCCGGCATGATAGCCCCCTATGACGCATATGCCATTGTCAAGGCATTAAAAGCCGCTGTATCGGTTCCGGTTCATCTTCACAGCCATTTTACTTCAGGCATGGCGGACATGGCTCATTTAAAGGCTATAGAAGCGGGTGTTGACATTATTGACACCTGCCTGTCCCCTTACGCGTACCGCACATCACATCCGGCTGTTGAGCCATTTGTTATGTCCCTTCTTGGAACAAACAGAGACACCGGATTTGACATCAAGCTCCTGGCTTCTATCAACGAAATTCTTGAAACAGATATTATCCCCAAGTACAGGCACCTGGTTGACGATAAAAAGTTTTCCATAATCGACATCAATGTTCTTCTCCACCAGATTCCTGGGGGGATGCTGTCCAACCTTGCCAACCAGTTGAGAGAAATGAATGCTCTTGACAGAATAGAGGATGTATATGCCGAACTTCCCAGGGTCAGGAAAGATCTCGGTCAGGTTCCCCTTGTTACCCCTGCCAGCCAGATTGTCGGTGTTCAGGCTGTCAACAACGTTTTGTTTGACGATGAAAAAGAGAGATACAAGATGATTACAGACCAGGTTAAAGACCTGTGCTACGGCCTGTATGGAAAGACCCCTGTTCCCATTGATTCTGAGATTAAGGCAAAAAGCTTAAAAGGCTACTCAAGGGGAGAAGCGCCGATTACATGCAGACCTGCCGAGGTTCTGGAGCCTGAGCTGGAAAAGGCCGGAGAGGATGTGAAAGACCTTGCGGTGGATCTGGATGATGTTCTTATATATGCGCTTTATCCTGTTACAGGGAAAAGGTTTTTAAAATGGAAATACGACAAAGAGGCGCCGCCTGAGAAGGTCAAGGCAAGAACAATGGCCGATGTTAAGGCTGAGCAGAGTCTTATTAAAAAGGCCCTTGCCGGAAAGCTTGTTGAAAAGCCGGAAAAAGAGGCTCCTTCCAAGGGTAAAGGTCTGCGCAGCTTCAACGTGTTTGTTGATGATGAGTACTTTGAGGTCGGAGTGGAAGAGCCGGGAGGATCGCCGGTTATGAGATATGTCCGGCAGATACCCGCATCAGCATCTATTCCGGCTGTACCTCCGGCAGGTGTAACGCCGCCTGCACCTTCTGTTTATTTTGCACCGCCTGCAGAAGTTCCTGTTTCTCCACCGGTTAAGGGGGCTGCGTCTGCCTTCGGCACGCAGAGTAAGGGCACCCCTCTTTCAGCTCCTCTGCCCGGTATAATAATAAGCTATAAAAAAGGGATAGGAGATGCTGTAAAGAAAGGGGAAACAATTATTATCCTGGAGGCCATGAAGATGGAGAATGCCCTTCCGTCTCCGACAGGCGGCATAATCAAATCCATTAATTTCAAAGTCGGCGATTCTGTTGCAAATGGTGATGTGCTTTGCATTATTGAGTAG
- the hypA gene encoding hydrogenase maturation nickel metallochaperone HypA — protein sequence MHEMGVAMEIVEIAMSSIPADIKNACVESVNLKVGKLSAIVPESLRFCFDIVSKDTPLAGAKLNIENVPVVARCRECDLKWTINSPVFKCKKCKSGLIDIVSGRELDIISIEVVDEQGE from the coding sequence ATGCATGAGATGGGAGTAGCAATGGAGATAGTCGAGATCGCAATGTCTTCAATACCTGCTGATATAAAAAATGCGTGTGTTGAAAGTGTCAATTTGAAGGTAGGCAAACTTTCTGCAATTGTGCCGGAGAGCCTTCGGTTTTGTTTTGATATTGTATCAAAAGATACACCTCTTGCCGGAGCAAAGCTGAACATTGAAAATGTTCCAGTTGTAGCCAGGTGCAGGGAATGCGATCTTAAATGGACTATAAACAGTCCTGTTTTTAAATGCAAAAAATGCAAAAGCGGATTAATTGATATTGTTTCCGGAAGGGAACTTGATATAATTTCGATTGAGGTTGTGGACGAACAGGGAGAGTAA
- a CDS encoding pyridoxal phosphate-dependent aminotransferase, whose protein sequence is MTIAKKVEIMLSKSSWIRKMFEEGARLKAEHGADRIYDFSLGNPNLQPPEEFRKVLIDTVNASGTGDHAYMPNTGYPHVRKSVADYLSVEQQTNISANEIIMTCGAAGALNVILKTILDPGDEIITPAPYFVEYGFYADNHGGVLKTAPTKPDFSLDIDAISFAINENTKAVMINSPNNPTGQIYSRQSLIRLGALLKEKSRSLGRTIYLISDEPYRKIVYDGLDVPSIFSCYNETIIATSYSKDLSIPGERIGFIAINPAAACKDDLFRGMALANRILGFVNAPAFMQRVVGSLQGISVDISGYARKRELLCDGLADCGYEFIRPHGAFYLFPKTPVSDDVKFVKTLQDELILTVPGSGFGGPGHFRIAFCVDDKTIINSMPGFKRAMDRYKGLRREKNEHRTSNVQHRISNEKKETGVRGQRTLNREP, encoded by the coding sequence ATGACGATAGCGAAAAAGGTTGAAATAATGCTGTCAAAGTCGTCCTGGATACGGAAGATGTTTGAAGAGGGCGCGCGTCTTAAGGCTGAGCATGGCGCGGACAGGATATATGATTTCAGCCTGGGAAATCCGAATCTTCAGCCTCCTGAAGAGTTCAGAAAGGTTTTAATCGATACCGTTAACGCGTCCGGAACCGGAGATCATGCTTATATGCCCAATACAGGATATCCGCATGTTCGAAAGTCTGTCGCCGATTATCTTTCCGTGGAGCAGCAGACAAACATCTCTGCGAATGAGATTATCATGACATGCGGAGCAGCAGGGGCATTAAATGTTATCCTGAAGACCATACTTGATCCAGGCGATGAGATTATTACACCGGCCCCTTATTTTGTTGAGTACGGTTTTTACGCTGACAACCACGGCGGGGTCTTGAAAACAGCACCGACAAAGCCCGACTTTTCCCTTGATATTGATGCGATTTCCTTTGCGATAAATGAAAATACCAAAGCGGTTATGATAAATTCTCCCAACAATCCCACGGGACAGATATATTCCAGGCAAAGCCTGATCCGGCTTGGCGCGCTTTTAAAGGAAAAGAGCAGATCTCTGGGCAGGACTATCTATCTTATATCTGATGAACCATACAGGAAGATTGTTTATGATGGTCTTGATGTGCCGAGCATATTTTCATGCTACAACGAAACTATAATAGCCACCTCCTATTCCAAGGATCTTTCCATTCCCGGGGAGCGGATAGGATTTATTGCAATTAATCCTGCTGCTGCGTGTAAGGATGATTTGTTCCGCGGCATGGCACTTGCCAACAGGATTTTAGGATTTGTAAACGCGCCTGCCTTTATGCAGCGTGTTGTGGGATCGTTGCAGGGTATAAGCGTGGATATATCCGGATATGCGAGGAAAAGAGAGCTGCTGTGTGACGGTCTTGCTGATTGCGGGTATGAGTTTATCAGGCCGCATGGCGCCTTTTATCTCTTTCCCAAAACCCCGGTTTCTGATGATGTGAAATTTGTAAAAACACTTCAGGATGAATTGATTCTTACTGTGCCGGGAAGCGGTTTCGGCGGCCCGGGTCATTTCAGGATTGCATTTTGTGTGGATGATAAAACCATAATTAATTCCATGCCCGGATTTAAAAGGGCGATGGACAGGTATAAGGGATTGAGAAGAGAAAAAAATGAACATCGAACATCGAACGTCCAACATCGAATATCGAATGAAAAAAAAGAAACAGGGGTCAGGGGTCAGAGAACCCTGAACCGTGAACCTTGA
- the hypB gene encoding hydrogenase nickel incorporation protein HypB encodes MEIKIVRKVLDVNEKMAQQNKNLFAEKGIFVLNVMSSPGSGKTATLERTLSYIMPEIKTAVIVGDICTSNDADRLARTGVPVVQVNTDEFGGDCHLAAHVIEKAASNIDLDAIDFLIVENIGNLVCPAEFDIGEDARVVVLSVTEGEDKPVKYPLMFRKCNAAILNKIDLLPYLEYDKNLTLKNIKQINPAMPVFEISATKDIGFGPWIDWLKSQVKSKQKVY; translated from the coding sequence ATGGAAATAAAAATAGTTCGCAAGGTTCTGGATGTTAACGAAAAAATGGCTCAGCAAAACAAAAATCTTTTTGCGGAAAAGGGGATTTTTGTGCTCAACGTAATGAGTTCTCCGGGATCTGGGAAAACAGCTACACTTGAAAGGACGCTGTCTTATATCATGCCGGAAATAAAAACCGCTGTTATAGTGGGAGATATATGTACTTCAAACGACGCTGATCGACTTGCCAGAACAGGCGTTCCTGTTGTGCAGGTTAATACAGATGAATTCGGAGGAGACTGTCATCTTGCAGCCCATGTTATTGAGAAGGCGGCAAGCAACATTGATTTGGATGCCATCGATTTCTTAATCGTGGAGAATATCGGGAATCTGGTTTGCCCTGCTGAATTTGATATCGGAGAAGACGCGCGAGTGGTCGTTCTTAGCGTAACAGAAGGGGAGGATAAGCCGGTAAAATATCCTCTGATGTTTCGTAAATGTAACGCTGCGATATTAAATAAAATCGATCTTTTGCCATATCTGGAATATGATAAGAATTTAACGCTTAAAAATATTAAGCAGATAAATCCCGCTATGCCTGTTTTTGAAATTTCCGCGACAAAGGATATAGGGTTTGGTCCCTGGATTGACTGGCTTAAAAGTCAGGTAAAGAGTAAACAAAAGGTTTATTAA